Proteins found in one Thermodesulfatator atlanticus DSM 21156 genomic segment:
- a CDS encoding GGDEF domain-containing protein: MFDRAKLSEENYSKTSDIIPHATEATGFEAKLKAEREALLAAWIAFLELQRAKKVPFPPQYADAFYAATKVKKKDNYILNLLLEGKGLFISLLEKLDPRIANRIGLAEEITKIANYIRRIEELERELSFLKESFLRDKLTALWNKYALEKFFNEVVMQNIFEEDYLLCYFDLDNFKSINDRYGHKWGDRALIAFAEVLRKNLKPKDFPCRLHGDEFCAVIVGVTLDKFLPFAEELYEQGFALKFPDDIRQIRFSIGITNIIASDNLEKVLERADFSMYWCKENASLKPVRV, translated from the coding sequence ATGTTTGATAGGGCAAAGCTAAGCGAAGAAAATTATAGCAAAACTTCAGATATTATCCCCCATGCTACCGAGGCCACCGGCTTTGAGGCCAAGCTTAAGGCGGAACGTGAGGCCTTGCTTGCCGCCTGGATTGCTTTTCTTGAGCTTCAGCGGGCGAAGAAAGTCCCTTTCCCTCCACAGTATGCCGACGCCTTTTATGCGGCCACCAAGGTCAAAAAGAAAGACAACTACATTTTGAACCTCCTTTTGGAAGGCAAGGGGCTTTTTATTTCTTTGCTTGAAAAACTTGATCCCAGAATCGCAAACCGCATTGGCCTTGCGGAGGAAATAACCAAAATTGCTAATTACATTCGCAGAATAGAAGAACTGGAACGCGAACTTTCTTTCCTCAAAGAAAGTTTTTTGCGTGATAAACTAACGGCCCTTTGGAACAAGTATGCCCTTGAGAAATTTTTCAACGAAGTGGTGATGCAGAATATTTTTGAGGAAGATTACCTTCTTTGCTACTTTGACCTTGATAATTTCAAATCCATAAACGACCGGTATGGGCACAAGTGGGGAGACAGGGCCCTTATTGCCTTTGCCGAGGTGCTGAGAAAAAACCTTAAGCCCAAAGATTTTCCCTGTCGTCTCCATGGGGATGAATTTTGTGCGGTAATCGTAGGGGTAACCCTTGATAAATTTTTACCTTTTGCTGAAGAACTTTACGAACAAGGCTTTGCCCTTAAATTTCCCGACGATATCAGGCAAATCAGATTTTCTATCGGAATAACCAACATCATTGCTTCGGACAATCTGGAAAAGGTCCTTGAGCGTGCAGACTTTTCCATGTACTGGTGCAAAGAAAACGCAAGCTTAAAGCCGGTGCGCGTCTAA
- a CDS encoding gamma-glutamylcyclotransferase family protein: MRLRVFVYGTLKRGFPLHKHLSSARFLGYGKLLGFEMYDLGWYPGIVPGKGEVFGEVYEIDLKTLMILDLIEDEGEEYERKLLPVTMEDGSTISAFVYVFKADVSNKRKVKDGLWRKKDSC; this comes from the coding sequence ATGCGTTTGCGGGTGTTTGTTTATGGAACCCTTAAAAGAGGCTTTCCACTCCACAAACATCTTAGTTCTGCCAGGTTTTTGGGCTATGGTAAGCTTTTGGGGTTTGAAATGTATGACCTTGGCTGGTATCCAGGGATTGTCCCTGGCAAGGGCGAGGTCTTTGGCGAAGTCTATGAGATTGACCTCAAGACACTCATGATTCTTGACCTAATCGAAGACGAAGGAGAAGAATACGAACGCAAACTACTTCCCGTAACGATGGAAGACGGAAGTACTATCTCTGCCTTTGTCTATGTTTTTAAGGCAGATGTATCTAACAAAAGAAAAGTAAAGGACGGTCTGTGGCGGAAAAAAGATTCCTGTTAA